Proteins encoded in a region of the Streptomyces sp. NBC_01471 genome:
- a CDS encoding HAD family acid phosphatase, translated as MPSRLARISACTVALAAAGSALYGIGVATADNSVPRTDREIPNVTKVEDSINAYYGGTADASGAYQASPKSNYAKQVGGIEARAKRQIAEAAHRTSHGRRPAIVLDVDDTTLLTYDWEKKNGFAYNATAFNDYVQSARSIAVFGMPDVVNYAAKKGVTVFFLTGRDESQRTASATNLTRAGYQVPVDRSHFYLKDPAAAPSYLSCAKPKWTCSTVQFKAGTRKHIESLGYSIVANFGDQYSDLSGGYADKTYKIPNPMYFLP; from the coding sequence ATGCCCTCCAGACTCGCCAGGATCTCCGCCTGTACGGTCGCCCTCGCCGCGGCCGGCAGCGCCCTCTACGGCATCGGCGTCGCCACCGCCGACAACTCCGTGCCGCGGACGGACCGGGAGATCCCGAACGTCACCAAGGTCGAAGACAGCATCAACGCCTACTACGGCGGTACGGCCGACGCTTCGGGCGCCTACCAGGCGTCCCCGAAGAGCAACTACGCCAAGCAGGTCGGAGGCATCGAGGCACGGGCGAAGCGGCAGATAGCCGAGGCCGCCCACCGCACGAGCCACGGCCGCAGGCCCGCCATCGTGCTGGACGTGGACGACACGACGCTGCTCACGTACGACTGGGAGAAGAAGAACGGCTTCGCCTACAACGCGACCGCCTTCAACGACTACGTCCAGAGCGCGCGGTCGATCGCGGTCTTCGGCATGCCCGACGTCGTCAACTACGCGGCGAAGAAGGGCGTCACCGTCTTCTTCCTGACCGGACGTGACGAGTCGCAGCGCACCGCTTCGGCCACCAACCTCACCCGGGCCGGCTACCAGGTGCCGGTGGACAGGTCCCACTTCTACCTCAAGGACCCGGCCGCCGCCCCGTCCTATCTGAGCTGCGCGAAGCCCAAGTGGACGTGCAGCACGGTCCAGTTCAAGGCCGGGACCAGGAAGCACATCGAGTCTCTCGGCTACAGCATCGTCGCCAATTTCGGGGATCAGTACTCCGACCTCAGCGGCGGTTACGCCGACAAGACGTACAAGATCCCGAACCCGATGTACTTCCTGCCGTGA